A window of Komagataeibacter medellinensis NBRC 3288 contains these coding sequences:
- the thpR gene encoding RNA 2',3'-cyclic phosphodiesterase, whose product MRLFVGLELPPSITQALDTLRGSLPGAAWIEPESWHLTLHFIGDVTQPHLLEEIHHSLAAVHAARPTLELTVPGLSETHGRPAGDRLWVGCAPTPALLHLHNRIRAVINRALPTLSPTSRRFMPHITIGSVQNPDPALRQRWLTIPLSRPDAETLTHFTLFRSIRHAGDTFYEALEHYPLQS is encoded by the coding sequence ATGCGTCTTTTCGTTGGTCTGGAACTCCCGCCTTCCATCACGCAGGCACTGGATACATTGCGCGGCAGCCTACCTGGTGCGGCATGGATCGAACCTGAATCGTGGCACCTTACGCTGCATTTCATCGGTGATGTTACCCAGCCTCATCTGCTGGAGGAAATCCATCATTCCCTTGCGGCTGTCCACGCCGCGCGCCCCACGCTGGAACTGACGGTGCCCGGCCTGTCCGAAACCCATGGCCGCCCCGCCGGGGACAGACTGTGGGTGGGATGTGCGCCCACCCCTGCCCTGCTACACCTGCATAATAGGATACGTGCGGTCATCAACCGCGCCCTACCCACACTGTCACCAACCAGCAGACGTTTTATGCCGCATATCACGATCGGATCCGTGCAGAATCCCGACCCGGCACTACGACAGCGGTGGTTGACGATCCCCCTCTCCCGACCGGATGCGGAAACGCTAACGCACTTCACTCTATTCCGTTCCATCCGCCATGCCGGGGACACCTTTTACGAAGCACTGGAACACTACCCCCTGCAATCCTGA
- a CDS encoding Bax inhibitor-1/YccA family protein, whose translation MAFGPDSRSFIRPTADSAADSVDMGLRAYMLRVYNWMASGLVLTGLVAYLIANTGLQALFYQHVPLPTGGVALRPTALSMLAMIAPLGFVLVMSFGVNRLSTQAVQTLFWLFCGVMGASLSNIFMVFTGVSVTRVFFITAATFCAMSIWGYTTRTDLSRFGSFLMMGLFGLVIAGLVNMFLRSPGLYFVYSAVGVLLFVGLTMFDTQRIKATYQQFAYYEGADQAAKRSVYDALNLYLNFINLFQFLLQFMGVRSNSND comes from the coding sequence ATGGCTTTTGGCCCTGATTCGCGGAGTTTTATCCGCCCTACCGCTGATAGCGCCGCGGACTCTGTCGATATGGGCCTGCGGGCCTATATGCTGCGAGTCTATAACTGGATGGCGTCGGGACTGGTGCTGACCGGGCTCGTCGCCTATCTGATCGCCAATACCGGGCTGCAGGCGCTGTTCTATCAGCATGTGCCGCTGCCTACGGGTGGGGTGGCGCTTAGACCGACCGCGCTGTCCATGCTGGCCATGATCGCGCCGCTTGGCTTTGTGCTGGTCATGTCGTTTGGCGTCAACCGGCTCTCCACACAGGCGGTCCAGACCCTCTTCTGGCTGTTCTGTGGGGTGATGGGTGCCAGCCTGTCCAACATCTTCATGGTGTTCACGGGCGTATCGGTCACTCGTGTCTTCTTCATTACCGCCGCGACGTTCTGCGCCATGTCGATCTGGGGCTATACGACTCGTACGGATCTCAGCCGCTTTGGTTCGTTCCTGATGATGGGACTGTTCGGTCTGGTCATTGCCGGGCTGGTGAACATGTTCCTGCGTAGCCCGGGGCTGTATTTTGTCTACAGCGCGGTTGGCGTACTCCTGTTCGTTGGCCTGACCATGTTCGATACCCAGCGCATCAAGGCGACCTACCAGCAGTTTGCCTATTACGAAGGGGCGGACCAGGCAGCCAAGCGTTCCGTTTATGATGCGCTCAACCTGTATCTGAACTTCATCAATCTCTTCCAGTTCCTGCTGCAGTTCATGGGTGTGCGTAGCAACAGCAATGACTGA
- the cyoA gene encoding ubiquinol oxidase subunit II — protein MKKKILPRLTKLMSLSSAALLAGCTWDTLDPKGMIGAQEKSLILTSTYAMLLVVIPVCILTLLFAWQYRQSNTSAEYLPKWSHSNKIEVIIWAVPSLIILFLAVLTYQTCHSLDPYKPIEADANVKPIHVDVVALDWKWLFIYPDEGIATVNQMAMPVNTPVDFRITSDSVMNSFFIPQLGTMIYAMAGMQTQLHLIANEAGDFQGESSNFSGRGFSDMRFRALAMPADQYSAWVEKVKASSEQLDSASYPKLAAPSEANPVEYFSHVDAGLFDDIVAKYNNGMVMDKSTGKMLHVQQSAMSDMNMKE, from the coding sequence ATGAAGAAAAAAATCTTGCCAAGATTAACGAAGCTGATGAGTCTATCTTCAGCAGCGCTGTTAGCAGGCTGCACATGGGATACACTCGACCCCAAAGGCATGATCGGTGCTCAGGAAAAAAGCCTGATCCTGACCTCGACCTACGCGATGCTGCTGGTTGTCATACCGGTATGTATCCTGACACTGCTGTTCGCATGGCAGTACCGTCAGTCCAACACTTCGGCGGAATACCTGCCGAAATGGTCGCATTCCAATAAGATTGAGGTGATTATCTGGGCTGTTCCCAGCCTGATCATCCTGTTCCTGGCTGTGCTGACCTATCAGACATGTCATTCGCTTGACCCGTACAAGCCCATCGAGGCTGATGCCAACGTCAAGCCCATTCATGTCGATGTTGTGGCACTGGACTGGAAGTGGCTCTTCATCTACCCGGATGAGGGGATCGCCACCGTCAACCAGATGGCCATGCCGGTGAATACGCCGGTTGATTTCCGGATCACTTCTGACTCCGTGATGAACTCCTTCTTCATCCCGCAGCTCGGTACGATGATCTACGCCATGGCCGGGATGCAGACACAGCTGCACCTGATCGCGAATGAAGCTGGTGATTTCCAGGGTGAATCCTCCAACTTCAGTGGCCGTGGTTTCTCCGACATGCGTTTCCGTGCGCTGGCAATGCCTGCGGACCAGTACAGCGCGTGGGTAGAGAAGGTTAAGGCTTCTTCCGAACAGCTGGACAGCGCAAGCTATCCGAAGCTGGCCGCGCCGAGCGAGGCCAATCCGGTTGAATACTTCTCGCATGTCGATGCTGGTCTCTTTGATGATATCGTTGCCAAGTACAATAACGGTATGGTCATGGATAAGAGCACCGGCAAAATGCTGCATGTGCAGCAGTCCGCGATGTCCGACATGAACATGAAGGAATAG
- the cyoB gene encoding cytochrome o ubiquinol oxidase subunit I — MFGKLTLSAIPYDVPILVGTFIGAAIAGLAVVGLITYYGKWGYLWREWLTSVDHKRIGVMYIVVALVALFRGFADAIMMRSQLALAYAGNPGYLPPHHYDQIFSAHGTIMIFFMAMAFMQGLMNIVVPLQIGARDVAFPFVNTLSFWMTTISFLLVNVSLFIGEFSQCGWLAYPPLSEQQFSPGVGVDYYIWAVQLSGVGTLLTGVNFFATIVKMRAPGMTYMRMPVFTWTIFCTTVLIMVAFPILTVAMGLLGLDRYLGMHFFTNDGGGNQMLYLSVIWGWGHPEVYILVLPAFGAFSEITQTFSRKPLFGYKTMVYATASIMVLSLVVWVHHFFTMGAGPNVNAFFGIMTMIIAVPTGVKIFNWLFTMYKGRIEFHATMYWVIGFMITFSIGGMTGVMLAIPASDFVLHNSLFVIAHFHNVIIGGVYFGYVAAMNFWFPKAFGFKLNEAWGKRAFWLWFVGFYFAFVPLYVLGFEGMTRRMNHYDNPEWHPWLLLAEVGAVMIAGGIVCQLTQLYVSIRDRNLAENMDLTGDPWNARTLEWSTSSPPPFYNFAILPEVHELDAFAHDKEAGIDTRQAGGNYQPIHMPKNTACGFLIGAFSFVLGFGAIWYIWWLAAVGLIGVIATVIARSSDNDVDYYVPVSEVVRIEQEHTHKLMAAQAAE, encoded by the coding sequence ATGTTTGGCAAATTGACTTTGTCGGCCATTCCTTATGATGTGCCGATTCTTGTTGGGACGTTCATCGGTGCGGCCATTGCTGGTCTCGCCGTTGTCGGTCTCATCACCTATTACGGTAAATGGGGCTACCTTTGGCGTGAATGGCTGACTTCGGTTGACCACAAGCGCATTGGTGTCATGTATATCGTTGTGGCCCTCGTGGCGCTGTTCCGTGGTTTTGCGGACGCGATCATGATGCGCTCCCAGCTTGCGCTGGCCTATGCCGGTAACCCCGGCTACCTGCCGCCGCACCACTATGACCAGATCTTCTCCGCCCACGGCACCATCATGATCTTCTTCATGGCCATGGCGTTCATGCAGGGTCTGATGAACATTGTGGTGCCGCTGCAGATCGGTGCACGCGACGTGGCCTTCCCCTTCGTGAACACGCTGAGCTTCTGGATGACGACCATCAGCTTCCTGCTGGTCAACGTCTCGCTGTTCATCGGTGAGTTCTCGCAGTGCGGCTGGCTGGCTTACCCGCCCCTGTCCGAGCAGCAGTTCAGCCCTGGTGTTGGTGTTGACTACTACATCTGGGCGGTTCAGCTGTCCGGTGTCGGCACGCTGCTGACAGGTGTGAACTTCTTCGCCACCATCGTTAAGATGCGTGCGCCGGGTATGACCTATATGCGCATGCCGGTGTTCACCTGGACCATCTTCTGCACGACCGTGCTGATCATGGTTGCCTTCCCGATCCTGACCGTGGCCATGGGCCTGCTTGGTCTGGACCGTTACCTGGGCATGCACTTCTTTACCAATGACGGCGGCGGCAACCAGATGCTCTATCTGAGCGTGATCTGGGGCTGGGGCCATCCGGAAGTGTACATCCTGGTTCTGCCTGCCTTCGGTGCTTTCTCCGAAATCACGCAGACCTTCTCCCGCAAGCCGCTGTTCGGCTACAAGACCATGGTCTATGCGACCGCTTCCATCATGGTCCTGTCGCTGGTGGTGTGGGTTCACCACTTCTTCACTATGGGTGCCGGTCCGAACGTTAATGCGTTCTTCGGTATCATGACGATGATCATCGCGGTTCCGACCGGGGTGAAGATCTTCAACTGGCTGTTCACGATGTACAAGGGCCGCATTGAATTCCATGCGACCATGTACTGGGTGATCGGCTTCATGATCACCTTCTCGATCGGTGGTATGACGGGCGTCATGCTGGCCATCCCGGCCTCTGACTTCGTCCTTCACAACTCGCTGTTCGTGATTGCTCACTTCCATAACGTGATCATTGGTGGCGTGTACTTCGGTTACGTTGCGGCCATGAACTTCTGGTTCCCGAAGGCTTTCGGCTTCAAGCTGAACGAAGCCTGGGGCAAGCGCGCGTTCTGGCTGTGGTTCGTTGGCTTCTACTTCGCCTTCGTTCCGCTGTATGTCCTTGGTTTCGAGGGCATGACCCGTCGTATGAACCATTACGACAACCCCGAATGGCACCCGTGGCTGCTGCTGGCTGAAGTCGGCGCTGTCATGATTGCTGGCGGTATCGTGTGCCAGCTGACTCAGCTGTATGTCTCGATCCGTGACCGCAATCTGGCCGAAAACATGGACCTGACGGGCGATCCCTGGAACGCTCGTACGCTGGAATGGTCCACGTCTTCGCCCCCGCCGTTCTATAACTTTGCGATCCTGCCGGAAGTGCATGAGCTTGATGCTTTTGCTCACGACAAGGAAGCTGGTATCGACACCCGTCAGGCCGGTGGTAACTACCAGCCGATCCACATGCCCAAGAATACAGCATGCGGTTTCCTGATCGGTGCCTTCAGCTTCGTGCTTGGCTTCGGTGCGATCTGGTACATCTGGTGGCTGGCTGCTGTTGGTCTGATTGGTGTCATCGCTACGGTGATTGCCCGTTCGTCCGACAACGACGTCGATTACTATGTGCCGGTGTCCGAGGTGGTTCGCATTGAGCAGGAGCACACCCATAAACTTATGGCAGCACAGGCAGCGGAATAA
- the cyoC gene encoding cytochrome o ubiquinol oxidase subunit III, giving the protein MAQNMTADAGHAHDEHHESPVVFGFWLYLMTDCIIFGTLFAVFAVLRDQFAGGPTGHEVFELSGVGIETAILLFSSITYGFGMIAAHENKVSTMRTWLGVTFLLGLGFLFMEIREFSHMIAEGNGPDRSAFLSSFFTLVGTHGLHVTCGLLWMAVLLFQTAGKTELNERMIGKLTCLSLFWHFLDIVWICVFTFVYLMSVI; this is encoded by the coding sequence ATGGCGCAAAACATGACTGCTGATGCAGGCCATGCCCATGATGAACACCACGAATCTCCTGTGGTGTTCGGGTTCTGGCTGTATCTGATGACGGACTGCATCATCTTCGGTACACTGTTTGCAGTGTTCGCGGTGCTGCGTGACCAGTTTGCCGGCGGTCCGACCGGCCACGAAGTGTTCGAACTGTCGGGTGTTGGCATTGAAACGGCTATCCTGCTGTTCAGCTCCATCACCTACGGTTTCGGCATGATCGCCGCCCACGAGAACAAGGTCAGCACCATGCGGACCTGGCTTGGGGTGACCTTCCTGCTGGGCCTGGGCTTCCTGTTCATGGAAATCCGCGAGTTCTCGCACATGATTGCCGAAGGCAACGGCCCGGATCGCAGCGCGTTCCTGTCGTCCTTCTTCACGCTGGTTGGCACGCATGGTCTGCATGTCACCTGCGGCCTGCTGTGGATGGCGGTTCTGCTGTTCCAGACGGCTGGCAAGACTGAGCTGAACGAGCGCATGATCGGCAAGCTGACTTGCCTCAGCCTGTTCTGGCACTTTCTGGACATCGTCTGGATCTGTGTCTTCACCTTTGTCTATCTGATGAGTGTGATCTGA